The Flavobacteriales bacterium genome contains the following window.
GCGGCACCAGCATGGTGGGCATCAAAGTGTGGGGAAGGGGGAACACGCCCACCTTCTGGCACGAATACGTGCAGACCGAGCTGCCACAGCCGCTGGGGGCTGGCAAGCGCTACATCGCCGAGTTCTGGGTGATGCGCGCCAGCTTCTGCAACGAGGCCAGCAACAACATCGGGCTGCTGGTGACGAACACGCCCGTGAAGACACGTGATTGCCTCCCGCTGTACATCACGCCCACCATCAATGAACGTGAGGTGGTGAAGCGCACGAGCTGGAAAAAGGTGAGCGGTGTGTTCGAGGCGAAGGGCGATGAGCAGTACATCATCATCGGCAATTTCTACAGCGATGGCCGCACAGGTCACGAGCGGCAACCCGAAGGAGAACGTGGTGCCTACTATTTCATCGACGATGTGAACATCCGCATCGCTCCGGCCGGCATGGCGCTCAGCGAGAAGCCCGATGAGAGCATACCGCCGCCGCCCAAGCAGAAAGTGCCGGACCACACCAGCACGGCCGAAGTGGACATCCATCAAGTTGAACCGGAGGTCGGCCGCATCATCCGGCTGGAGAACATCTTCTTCGACTTCGACAAGAGCGAACTGAAGCCCGAGAGCGAGGCCGAGCTGGACCGTGTGATCGAACTGCTCACGGACTACCCGCACATGCGCATCGAGATAAGCGCCCACACCGATGCCGAGGGCAGCGACGACTACAACCTGAAGCTCTCGCAGGCCCGCGCGCAGAGCGCGGTCAACTACCTTATCAAGAAAAAGGTGGATGCCGCGAGACTTGTCGCCAAAGGCTATGGTGAGAGCAAGCCCATTGCGCCAAACACGGACGATCCCGGGCGCGCGAAGAACCGGAGAGTGGAGTTCGAAGTGTTGGAAAGGTGAGCCTCAGGCAAGAGGAACCGCAGTGCGGCCCATGGTGATCAGCGCGTCCAACGCATCGGAACTGCGTTGCCAGTCGAACTGTTCACGTACAAAGTGCGAACCGTTCATCGCCACGCGGTCGCGCTCCTCCGGGTGGTCGAGCAGACGTAGGATGTGGCGCGCATGTTCTTCCGGCTCGGTACCGATGAGGATGGATTCGTTGGGGGCCGCACCCACGGCGTTGTTGGCCAAGGGGCTGGTGATGCACGGTATGCCCATGGCCATGGCTTCGAGCAGCTTGTTCTGCAAGCCCGTTCCGATCTGCATCGGTGCCACGAAGATCCGGGCATCGGCGTAGGACGCGCGGATGTCCTTCACCCAACCGGTGACGGTAATGAGCGGATCGCGCTGCGCCAGTTCGCGCACGCGCGGGCTCGGGTCCACGCCGCTGATCAGCAGGTTCGTGCCCGGACGTTCTTTGCGCACCAACGGCAGCACTTTGTTGGCCAGGAAGAGCACGCTGTCGATGTTCGGCGGGTAGTTCATGTTGCCGGTGAACAGCAGGTCGTAGTGCGCCCCTTGGGCAATGTGCTTGAAATGGTCGGTGTCAACGCCGTTGGGTATCACGGCCATGCTTGTGCGCGCCGGATGATAGATGTAGTCCCTGTCCTGTGCGCTGATGATAACGCGGTGGTCGAACAGGTCGAACATCAGGTTCTCGTAAGCGATCAGACGCCGTGTTTCAGCGCGCAACAACGGTTTGAACCAGAACGAGGAGGTCTCGGTGCGGCGCTCCATGCCCTTGCTCAGCGTGTCCATGTAATCGATCGTCTTGGGCAGGTCCCAGCGTTCGCGCACGTATTCCGTGGTGCGCACCAGCTGGCAGAAGATGTGATCGGGCCTGAAGCGCTCGATGGCGGCATCCACCTGGCGTTGTGCGTGGCGCTGGTGGAAGTAGCTCACCTGGAACGGCAGACGCGAGAAGACCGCGTTGGCGAGCTTCAATACGATGCGCCAGCGGGGGAGGTGCACCACTTCGATGTGCTGGCAGAAGCCGCGCAAGTGCTCCACCGCGTCGGGCGCAACGGCCTGGTCGCTGAGGCAGCACAGGAAGATGTCGTGCTTCTGGGCCAGGCGTTTCACCAAGTGGTAGGCGCGCAGCTTGTCGCCCTTCTCCAACGGATAGGGCACACGGCTCAGCAGCACGAACAACTTCATCCTTTGCCGATGCTCTTGAAGAAGGCGGACAGGTCGCGCACGATGCGGCCATCGCTGTAGCGTTCCTCCACCAGTTTGCGCGCCTTGCGGCCGATCCGCTGTGTGCGCTCCGGGTCTTCCAACGCCTCCACCATGGCCTCGGCGAATTCGGTTGCCGTCCGCGCCAGCACGATGTTCTCGCCGTCGGTGTGGTCGATGCCTTCCGCTCCGATGGGCGTGCTGATCACGCACTTCGCCATGGCCATGCCCTCAATGATCTTCACGCGCATGCCGCCGGCACTGAAGAGCGGCACCACCATCACATGGCGGGCGCCCATCCACGAGTTGCTGTTGCGCACGCGGCCACTGATGGTAACGCCCTCGATCGCAGCATCCATCAGGTCCTTGGGCATCTTGTTGCCTGCCAGGTGCAGACGGGCCTTCGGTTGTTTCTTGATGACTTTCGGCCATACGTGCTCCAGCAGCCAGCGGATGCCCTCCTCGTTCGGCAGCCAATCCATGCTGCCCAAGTGGAAGAAGATGGGCGTGCCGCCGGGGGCTTCAACTTCATACTCGGCCGGATCCACGCCGAACGGGATGGTGGCGATGGGCGTGCCCTTGCAGTGCGACGCGAACTTCGCGGCATCGCTCGGGCTGATGGCCGCCACGCCGTCCACTTGGTCCAGCACGGCCATCTCGTACTTCTTCAGTTGGCGAGCAAGCAACTGGCGGTAGGGCTTCTTCAGGATGTTCTTCTCGCCGGTGGCGATGCGCTCCTGGATGACATGCTCCAGGTTGTGGCTGCGCAGCACGATGGGCGACTTCGTGTAGCGGCGTATCGTGGCGATGTACGGTGTGGCGAACAAGCTCTCGAGCAGGATGAGGTCGAAGCGCTGCTCGCTCAGCAACCGGATCAGGCGGATGTCCATGTCCGCACTGAAGAACCGGCTGATGTTGTAGTTGTCCATCGTGATGAGGTCCGTGAACGCATCCACCACGTTCATGCTCGTGTCCACGAACACGCCTTCAATGGCCGTCTGTTTCACGTAGGCCTTGGGCAGTTCATCCACCTCCAACGGATGCTTGGGCGTGCTGATGCACAGCACCTTCACCTGGTGGCCCGCAGCGAGCAGGCCGCGGGTGAGGTTGTGCATGGCCTTGCTGCCGCCATCGATGGGCGGGAAGGGCGGCTTATGGCACAACTGGAGGATGCGCATCGGGCACAGTGCGTTTCCGGCGGAACCGGTCCCAAGCGCGATGATAGGCATCGGCGTCCAGCAGCGGACTGTCGGTTGCGGCCTTCCACGTGATGAACAGCCCGATGGGCAGCACCACCAGCGTGCTGATCCACATGCCCGGCCACGGTTCCAGATCGAGGTTCTTCACCATCTGCTCGGTGCTGTAGCTGATGATGTGGAAGACAAGGAAGAAGACCACCGCGATCACCACCGGTAGCCCCAAACCTCCCTTGCGCACGATGGCACCCAGCGGTGCACCGATGAAGAAGAAGATGACGCAGGCACAACTGAGCATCAGCTTCCGGTGCCACTCGATGCCGTAACGCGCCAGTTGCTCTTTCGCCTGCTCGCGTTCCCTGATCGAGCGCTCCAGGAACTCAACTTGTCCGCGTGCAAGGTTCATGGCTTGGTCCATCAACGTTTGTTGGCCTTCGCGGCCGATCCTGCCGAGGAAGGCTTTGCGGTCGGTGTACACGCCTTCACCGTTCGCACGGGCACTGTCGCGCACGGCCCATGACGCGCTGCGCAGGAACCGCTCCTGCGAGAGCACGCGCCGCGCGTTCACTAGGTGCAGGCTATCAATGGCGAACTCCAACTGGCCGATGGTGAGCATCTTGTACTGGTCCTTGTACAGGTCCTCGTCCACGCGTTTGAAGTCGAGGGCGCTGAGGTCAAGCCGCAGCTCATCGTGCTGGAAGGTGCCGCGTAGCAACGGGTATTTGCCGCTGGCCTTACGACCCCGTTGGCGTGTGTCGCCGAGGGTCGAACGTTCGTCGTACACCACACCACTGTCCAGCTTCAGCACCAGGTAACGGCCATCGGCGCTGCGCTCCATGCGGCCGTCGGCGGCGCGTATCACCGTGCGGTTGCCCTGGAACTGTTCGCGGTGGTCGTGGATGAGGATGTCCTTCAACGAGCCGTCCTCATGCTTCTCGCGCACGCGGATGCTCACGCCGGTGATGCCGTTGTAGAACACGCCGGGCTGCAGGTTCAGTGCGGGTTTCTTCTGTGTCACGTCCCACAGCAGGCTGTAGAACTTCAGGTTGGCCACGGGGATCACGTTGTTGCTGAACCAGAACGATAGACCGGCCATGAGCACCGAGGCCACAACCAACGGGCGCAGGATGCGGAACAGGCCCAGTCCTGCGCTGCGCATAGGCACCAACTCGCTGTTCTCTCCCAAGGCGCCCATGGTCATGATGCTGCTGAGCAGGATGGCCAGCGGCATGGCCAGCGGAACGAAACTGGCGGCGGCGTAAAGCAGCAGTTCTGCGAGGACGGTCCACTCCAGGCCCTTGCCCATGAGGTCGTCCACGTACTTCCACAGGAACTGCATGCACAGAATGAAGAGCACCAGAATAAAGGTGATCAGCAGCGGTCCCCAAAAGGACCTGAGCATCATCAGGTGCAGCCGCTTCATTCCGCTACGAAGGGCGCAAAGATCCGGCCAACCTCGCTATGCACCCAACACCCGCGTGAGATTCGCGATCTGGCTGTGCCAAAGGGCCTTCGCGTTCTCCAGTTCGTTCGGCCAAGCGTGGTCGGTAACGATCAGCGCCAGCTCGTTGGTGATTGGGTCGATCTTGATGCGGAACTCGTAGAACGCCTCGGGGTCTTCTTCGCTCAACCGCTGCCAGCGCGTCACCTCGTTCTGGCGTTGGCCGATCAGACGGGCCTTCTCTTCCTCACCGCCCCACTTGAAGGTGTATTCGTCGCCGCGCACGTCCACGTCATCGCAGTACCACTCGCTGAAGCCGCTTGGCGAAAGGAGCATGTCGTAAAGCGCACTTGGCGTGCTGTGCACGAGGAATTCGATGGAGAAGCGCTCCTTCAGCGGCTTCTTCTTGATGACCACCGTGGGTTTCGGCGCGGGCGGCGCTGGCTTGGGTGCGGGCGGTGCGTTGCCCTTGGTGGGGATCACCACGGGCTTGTTCGGCGCAGCAGGAACAGGGGGCGCGGCGGGTTTGGCAGGCGCGGCAGCACTCTTCGCGGGTTTGGCCGGTGCTTTCGGCGCGACCTTCACCGGCTTGGGCGCTGGCTTAGGTGCGGGCCCGCCTGCCGGACGGGCAGGCTTGCGGACGGGAGTTGCCCGCTTCGGGGCAGGTTTCGAAGCGGCTTTCTTCCCGCTTCCACCGGACGCTGACGTCTTCACCACCGACTTGGTGACCTTACGTGGCGCGGGCTTCGACTTTTTTGCGGCCTTTTTGACCACCCGCTTGGCGGCGGGCTTCTTGGCCTTGGCAGCCTTACCAGGCTTGGGGCGCGCCGCTTTGGTGGCCTTTCCCGGTGCGCTCTTCTTGGCCTTCGCGGCTGCTTTCTTCGCCATGTCCGTGGGGTTGGGGTGGTGGCGGACAAGGTAGAAAAACAAGGTTCGGTGCAACGGTGGCGCACACCGTTCGCCGATCGGGTGCCCGTCTATATTTGCCCGCCTTTTCGGGGACCCCTCCCCACACAAGGCGCGGTAGCTCAGCTGGTTAGAGCGCAGGATTCATAATCCTGAGGTCGGGAGTTCAAGTCTCCCCCGCGCTACGAAGGCCACCCCAACGGTGGCCTTTTTCGTTTCTCCCGGCTCACTGGATAGAGCGTCCCGATGCATCGGGAAGGTCGGGAGTTCAAGTCTCCCCCGCGCTACGAAGGCTACCTCAACGGTGGCCTTTTTCGTTTCTCCCGGCTCACTGGATAGAGCGTCCCGATGCATCGGGAAGGTCGGGAGTTCAAGTCTCCCCCGCGCTACGAAGGCCACCTCAACGGTGGCCTTTTTCGTTGGGAGGAGCCGAAGGGGGCGTGCTTTTGATCAGTAAACAAGCCACAGTACTGTCTTTGGAGTGTTTTGGGCATTGGTCGGTAGCTCAATGCACAAGCACTTTCAAAGCATCTGTAGCCTTGGGCCCGTAGCGCAAGAGGTAGAGGCCCGGCGGCAAGCCGCCGCGCTCGATGAGGATGGGGCCGCCTTGCCACTGCGGCACATCGGTGCGCACTAAGCGACCCAAGGCATCGTGCCAGACCAATTCCATCGAGCGCGACAAGTCGCTGGGGAGGTGCAGGAGGGCGGTGGTGGTGAGGGGGTTGGGGTGCAAGCGGGCTTCTGCCGGAACAATACCGACCTCTTCCACCCCAACAGCCCACCCACATGTATCCACGTAGTCGCCGCCGATCCATTTGGCAATGCGGTTGATGCTATCGGGCCCTGCCGAGGTGAAGGAGCCGCCCACGTAAAGCGTGTCGTGCCATTGGCCGATGCAACTGATGTCCGGGTAGAAATAGTCCTCCGGTATGAGGCCGCACCAGCGGTAACCGTCCCACTTGGCAATGCGACCGGTGTGTATACCACCGATCCTGTCAAAGCGGCCCACCACGTGCAGGGTGTCATTGATCCACTCCATACCGTAGATGGAAGGGTTGTACGCGCCCGCCGTGCCGCCAAGGAGATCGTCCCACTGGCTGCCATCCCAGGTA
Protein-coding sequences here:
- a CDS encoding OmpA family protein; its protein translation is MFRSSALSAALVLTGQVSIGQNAFQRTLNNDTMPNLLPDGGFEQHERLYCAWTQEAEKFSKNMTWWDSPTETTPDLFDTGNEKTCWSHPGKRTEGKAQPHSGTSMVGIKVWGRGNTPTFWHEYVQTELPQPLGAGKRYIAEFWVMRASFCNEASNNIGLLVTNTPVKTRDCLPLYITPTINEREVVKRTSWKKVSGVFEAKGDEQYIIIGNFYSDGRTGHERQPEGERGAYYFIDDVNIRIAPAGMALSEKPDESIPPPPKQKVPDHTSTAEVDIHQVEPEVGRIIRLENIFFDFDKSELKPESEAELDRVIELLTDYPHMRIEISAHTDAEGSDDYNLKLSQARAQSAVNYLIKKKVDAARLVAKGYGESKPIAPNTDDPGRAKNRRVEFEVLER
- a CDS encoding glycosyltransferase encodes the protein MKLFVLLSRVPYPLEKGDKLRAYHLVKRLAQKHDIFLCCLSDQAVAPDAVEHLRGFCQHIEVVHLPRWRIVLKLANAVFSRLPFQVSYFHQRHAQRQVDAAIERFRPDHIFCQLVRTTEYVRERWDLPKTIDYMDTLSKGMERRTETSSFWFKPLLRAETRRLIAYENLMFDLFDHRVIISAQDRDYIYHPARTSMAVIPNGVDTDHFKHIAQGAHYDLLFTGNMNYPPNIDSVLFLANKVLPLVRKERPGTNLLISGVDPSPRVRELAQRDPLITVTGWVKDIRASYADARIFVAPMQIGTGLQNKLLEAMAMGIPCITSPLANNAVGAAPNESILIGTEPEEHARHILRLLDHPEERDRVAMNGSHFVREQFDWQRSSDALDALITMGRTAVPLA
- a CDS encoding glycosyltransferase yields the protein MRILQLCHKPPFPPIDGGSKAMHNLTRGLLAAGHQVKVLCISTPKHPLEVDELPKAYVKQTAIEGVFVDTSMNVVDAFTDLITMDNYNISRFFSADMDIRLIRLLSEQRFDLILLESLFATPYIATIRRYTKSPIVLRSHNLEHVIQERIATGEKNILKKPYRQLLARQLKKYEMAVLDQVDGVAAISPSDAAKFASHCKGTPIATIPFGVDPAEYEVEAPGGTPIFFHLGSMDWLPNEEGIRWLLEHVWPKVIKKQPKARLHLAGNKMPKDLMDAAIEGVTISGRVRNSNSWMGARHVMVVPLFSAGGMRVKIIEGMAMAKCVISTPIGAEGIDHTDGENIVLARTATEFAEAMVEALEDPERTQRIGRKARKLVEERYSDGRIVRDLSAFFKSIGKG
- a CDS encoding LptF/LptG family permease translates to MKRLHLMMLRSFWGPLLITFILVLFILCMQFLWKYVDDLMGKGLEWTVLAELLLYAAASFVPLAMPLAILLSSIMTMGALGENSELVPMRSAGLGLFRILRPLVVASVLMAGLSFWFSNNVIPVANLKFYSLLWDVTQKKPALNLQPGVFYNGITGVSIRVREKHEDGSLKDILIHDHREQFQGNRTVIRAADGRMERSADGRYLVLKLDSGVVYDERSTLGDTRQRGRKASGKYPLLRGTFQHDELRLDLSALDFKRVDEDLYKDQYKMLTIGQLEFAIDSLHLVNARRVLSQERFLRSASWAVRDSARANGEGVYTDRKAFLGRIGREGQQTLMDQAMNLARGQVEFLERSIREREQAKEQLARYGIEWHRKLMLSCACVIFFFIGAPLGAIVRKGGLGLPVVIAVVFFLVFHIISYSTEQMVKNLDLEPWPGMWISTLVVLPIGLFITWKAATDSPLLDADAYHRAWDRFRRKRTVPDAHPPVVP